From the Colletotrichum lupini chromosome 1, complete sequence genome, the window TAGAGGCTGTCGAAGGGTGCTTGGCGAGGGATGCCGGAACGTTTCCTTCGCCATTCTCCTCCGTAGGGGCCTGAGCATTGGAACTGAACGAAAGGGTTTCCGCGGGGGGCGGACCAGGGGCACGTCGGAACTTGATCGGGTGCACTGCAGACCAGACACTTCGGCTAAAGTGCTCATCAGAGTTGGCGGCCGAGGTGTGGACGGCACGGTAAATTGTAGTCTCGCTCGTAATCACCTTGTTGTCGAGAGTGAACTGGATATGCCAGTCCTGTGGCACCGCTTGAATGGCTGCAGCGTAAGACATCGGCCTCGATGAGGCTGCCGGCGTGGGAGTGCTTTGTGCCGCAGGAGGGGGCGGAAGAGCACTAGAACGAGTAGGCAGAGAATTCTGCGATGGCGTGGGCACTCTGGTCCCGTCATCCTTCCGCGCGGTGACCTTTCCACCCGCAGCGATTTCCATGTTGACAGCGCCAGGCTCGGGGCCGGGAGATTCGCTCATATCCTCATCCAAGTCACCTACAATAGCATCCAATGCACTGCTTCCGCCAATCTCTTCGTCGTCGGACAGATGCTTCTCGTCTGCACACTCGAGGGCATTCTCCAGGTCGTCTTCTTCAGGAGGTGGTCTGGACGGCGCTGGGCTATCTGCGGCCGACGCCGCGCTACGACGGGTAGATCTCCTCAAAACGCCCTTGTCTCTGGTGCTGGAAGAAGTATCGGGAGTGGCCGCACTCTCCGACTGAGGTGTTGACTTCGACTTCGTCTTGCGGAGAGAACGCGAGCCGCTGGGCGTAGGCACGCTGGGCGGTGGTGGGATCGGACTTGACCCAGACGCTGCCGATGCGCGCTCCGTAAGTCTAGCTGCCGCATGACTGAGTGGCAAACCAGCAGAGCCTGCCAACGACGCGAGGGCCCTCGAGAGGTTGTCGGTCCGCCTTGAGGAGCCACGTGGCCGTTCCGAAAGACTGATTCTGGGTCTCAGGTAGTCATCGAGAGACTTGAAAGTCGCGATGGCGTGAATTGAAACCATTATGTTTCTATAGGACTTGGGTATAGACTCGTCATCAGCCACAAGTCTGAGCCGAATCTGCTTCGCGAGCATGGACGCAGCACTACTGCGATTGCCATCAAAGGTATTTTGGTGGACAGTGATGACCTCGAAATGCTCAGATCTACTAAGCAGATCTTGAAGTTTGTGAACCATGACACTGAAGGGAGTTGCAGGTGAATCGGCAGTGGCGGTCTTGGGCTTGGACTTGACGCTGTAGCCCATGAAGACCTGCAAGAAGTCCGCCTGGGCAGTGCGGGCTAAATCCTCATCGGGATTGCTGAAAACTTCCAAAAGCACTCTTACGAGTCCAGAAGCCAGAAGCTCTGCGCTGGTGACACTTTCGAGGACGTCGGCGTCAAAGGACGAGGCCAGCTTCTTGAACAACTCTATGCCGTTTTCAGGCGAAAGATTACCTGCCGACCTGTTGAGGTAGAAGGCTTCAATTTCCCCAGCAAGATCTGATAGATTGGTGAGAATCCCAgtcgccttcttcttcatgGCCTTGCCGTGCTTCTCGGTCTCGTGACTCTCCAAGAACTTCTTGGCCACCTCGCGAATCCTGCTTCGCATCGATGGAACGTCTGACAGAAAGTGTTGAGGCGGCCCGTCGAGCGACATTGTTGAGCCGCGTGAGCTAACCGGCGACCCAGAAATGTCGTCTGGATGAGGCTCGTTCTCATTGTCCTCTTCATTTTCCTCGTCATCCGACTCTTCGTGTTCTTCATCGTCTTCAGACTCTTCATTGTCTGAATATTGATCACCAGAATCTGCTGCGGCCTGCTGCTCTGTGTTGTGGGACTCCTGTGAGTCGACCGGCTCTGGCGCTGGGGGCGGCGTGTGCTCCTCAATGGCCAAATTGGTGATTTCCGAAATCACACCTTCACGGTAGAGCTGATACCGGTAAACATCTTCCAAGCGACTGAGAAGGAGTTCTGTGGCTTGAAGTGCCAGCATAACCAGTGAGGGATGGTCCTGTTGAGACAGGATCGAAGCCAGGAAGGAAGCATAAGACACTGTCTTCAGCGCTTCGCTAAGGATCTCCTCGTCGAGGTTTGAAAGCATCTTTAGCTGGGCTGTGAGAACCTTTTGACGAACGTTGAGGTTGACCGTGCTCGAAAAAGCGTCGGTCAAGGTCGGGAAAAGAATAAGAGCAAAGCGGCGAACTTCGGACTTGCAGCTGTCGAGCAGTTCGATTCTCTTATCGTTTGGTGACTTGCGCGTCTTCCCAGCTGCCGTGGAGGAAGGAGTGATGGGTTCTGTCAAGTTCATCTCCACGAAGTCGCCATATGAAGGGTCAGCGTTGCGAGGCAGGCTAGGTAGCAGCTCGCAAATGACATTGAGCGTCTCGATAATCTGCTCCTTTGGTCGATGGATTAAGGCCTGCATGATGACAACACTGTCCAACTTGGAGGCAACGTCTTCTGTACCGCTGGGCGGAGAAACACCGGTAAGAATTTGATACAGTGTCTCCACGATGTTGAGCTTGAACAAGTCCGCCGAAAGTTGAGGGCTAGCACGAGCCGTAAAGGCCAGCACTCGCAGGAATTGCGTGTGGATATCAGCGCCAATGAGATTAGTGGTGCCAGGCACAAGCAGCCTCAACACAGCCTTCAACAGGTCGACACTGACGAGTTCTTCCAGCTTTGCAGACTGGTACTTGAAGCTCTCCACAATGCCAGAGACACAGATCGAAGCCTTTTCGACCACTCGCTGGTCGCTGCTGCCCAAGACATTGAGAAGTGTGGGCATGACATCTCGAATGACCGGGAAGGAATCCTCAGGAATGTTTCGACAGCAATTTGCAGCGGTAGTGACGGCTGTTCTTTGTGTGCTTGTTGCGAAGAAATCCAAGTAAGATAAGCAGGCGGTCAAGCCACCTTCTCGGACAATGCTGGACGGATACTCTGCAGAGATCTTTTCGAGGGTGCTCAGGGCTTGCTCGGCAAGGTCGATGAAGGAAATCTCGAGCAGCTTTTGGCAGAGCACAGGGACAGCCCCTCCGTAAACAACGTTGGCCACACTGGCGGGCAATGCCTCCATCAAATTTGCCAGGCAACGGCAGGCGAGCAGCATGAGTTCGGGATTCTCTTCGCCCGTAATCTCGTTGGGTTGCATCAGAGTCACCAATTCCTTGACGAAGGCATCAGGTGAAAAGTGACCTGACAAGTTATCCTCGTTGGAAACCAACAAGATTTCAGACAGCTCTTGCAGGGCGATCAGCTGCACTGATGGGTCATCTTTTTGACGCAGACTGTTGAGAAGATCTCGCAGGCGGGACGAAATACCCGTCATCATGCCTGTCAAGGCCCGCAAGGTACTTGACAAGCCACCGGGACCTCCAGGACCTCCGAATCCCCCAAAGGGATCATCGTCTACGTCGTCATCGTATCGCTGaccctcgtcgtcgtcatcgttTTCGTCACTATCATCGTCGTCTTGATGTTCGGGAGGAGGCGGTGGGGGCGGGAGAGGAAGAGACTCTTTTTCAGTATCATCTGTGCCCGTCATTGCGGTGTCGGGATCCGCATTGTTTGCGGCATTCCGTTTCGTCTTGCGGGAGGAGCTGGATGTGTTGGCGGAAGGATCTGCTTATGCCGAATCAGTATCATGCTTCAGAGTGTCAAACTAGAGGCAACTGGGGGTTACCTAGGGTGCCGGTGGCAGTCCTCTTGCTTCGGCTGCTACTGGATTTGCGGCTTGAAGATGCCGAGGGTGCGGTGTTCTCTGATGCGTTCGCAGGATCGGCGGAAATGCTAACAAGCACAGTCAGCTTTGAAGAATGTACAGCTCCGGCTCATGGGATTCCTTACTCTGGGCTCGACATGGCGACGGTAGATTTGCCCTTTCTCTTGGAGCGAGGCGGGACAGTCGGTTGAGTAGGGAGCTGAGGCGGTGGAACAGCTTCGGCTACCTTTTGACGCTTTGATCGCCTGGAGGAAGCTGATGCAGACTGCTGTGGTCCAGGAGTAGGGCTGGTAGCTTGTGTTGAAGCCTTTCGTTTCCGCGAGGCTGAGGTGGGAGGGTTTGGAGGACTGGAGCTCGGTGGTGCAGGGGCGGCCGCTGCGGGATCGGCGCTTGCAGCGGGTTGTGTCGATGAAGCCGCGAGACTCGCCGCTTGCCGGGCAGAAGATCTGGTAATTCTGGGAGACATGAGTGACTGGTTCTTAGGAGGCATGCCGACCGAAGAACGGAAGGCGAGAAAACGAAGGTAAGGATCAAGTCAAATGTGCCGAGGCCAAGATGTCGGTGGCCTCGTGTGTGTCCGCAACGAACGTCAGATGTGTGTGTGGTGTGTGTGGTGTGTGACGGTGTAGTGGATGTGGATGTACAGTGTACTAGACACAACGAGAAAGGTAAAGCATGCAATGAATTGCTGGGGTGGTGGAGGGAGGGGTCTGCTAGCACTGGCTCGAAGCTGACCAAGCGGCAGGGACGAGAGTAAGGAAATGAAGGAGAAAAAAGGTATCGggtcgaggaagaagaagtgtCGAGGAGATAATAATCAAGACTCGATGAAGAGAGGATGAAGGAGCGGTGCGATGCAGCCGTGTTTCAATGGTTGGGAAGCAGGCGTCTCTCtgtgtctttttttttttcctgaGGTGCTCTAGAGGTACGGTGCGGTGGTGCCTGGCAGGGTGTGTGCGGTTGCGGTGTAGTGAGGTAGGGCGGTAGGTATAGTGACCAGACCCGCTTAAGTTCGAGATCCCGCCGTTCGGGTACCAAAGGTGAGGTAGCTTCAggcagaggaagaggagaacGAAGGTGAGGCGGGTCCTGAAGTCGAAAAAGGGCCCTTTTTCGTGCCTTTCTTGGACTTCGAGGATCAAGAGAGACAAGCGAAGGAGATGAAGGTGAAAGAAGCAGCAGCGAGGCAGAGGTAGGTAGACGTAGACCAGACCGAGAGAAGGCggcaggcaggcaggcaCGAGACAGGTTGGCTGTCGCCGGCAACTACCCCACGGTACCTGGACGTTGTTCCTGCTGCTCCTGCCTCTCTGCCTCCTCGCCTCTGCTCCTTCTCTTGCTCTCTCTCACAGGAATATTCTGCGTACCTGTCACCCGACGTTGATTCTTGCTGCTTTCTCTTCTCTTGTatgtcctcttcttcctcttgttCTCGTTCCTCTTCACTCTCGAGTCTCTGTGTCTCGCTCTCATACACACGAACCACACACACGCACGCTCTGCCTCTTTCGACTCTCTCTTTTGTCTCCGCAGAGCATAAAACAGTGTATTGGGGTTCGAAACGAAACACGACAAATACGGGTGAAAAGACAACCACCTACCGCTGGGAAGACGAGGTCGAAGCTAGGGTGGGCGAGCCCGAACCGGAAGACGATGTCGTCGGCGTAGACGGGAGGCGCGCGGGGGGATCGTGGTCGACTACCGATCTGGAGCGCTGGTTTGCAGAGGCGATTCGTTCTGCCATGGATTACGCCATGAGGCAGGACAGCTCGAGGGTTGCTGGCGATTAGGCGTTGTGGTGTCTTGATGTTATCAGCGCCGTCGGGAAATTGCCAAAAGATACGATGGCGTTGCGAGGTTGGTCCGAATCAACGGATCAGACAAGACGATCTCGTTGCGTTGAAAGTCATCGATATTGATGGCCTGATCTATCCTTTGAATCGCTTATCGTCGTATCgttatcgtcgtcgtcgtcgttgtcgtcgcAGGAGAACAGATTCGATGGCGATGTTGAAGGTTGGGGAGATGTATGGATGGGGTTTGGAACCAGACGAGGTTATGCAGCGCCAAAGCAGCACGGGAGAGGAAGAAGGTGTCGGGTCTGACTGATGGATGCCCTGGGCCGTGGCCGGCGAACGGGACAGACACACCACCCGTTGCTGCTAACAGTTTAACAAGCACCACGCCGCACGCCGCACGCCACacgcaccaccaccaccacgcaCAACACACACATGCTCCAAGCGGCTCTGATATCGCTGTTCCAGTCCACTTTTTGCTCCAAACGTAGCCACTGGGGGATACGGAGTATTGGGCCCGCCAACTCAACATGAGCAGCCACGAGGGGGGAATCCCTGCGGTAAGGCCCATGCTTATGATGCTGCGGATACAGACGTAGGTATAGCGTTCCCCATTCTCGATACCTTACCTGTGATACTGATCATTACGGGCAGAACTATGCCATGGAACGGTCCCTCTCCTGTCACGTCTACCGTCTGGCTCCGTCCCAACCTCGAACCGCGCCAACGCCAACGCCAACCATGGACGTGCCGTCGTCCGTCACCCGTCACAAGCCTCCCTATTCCATCCCAGCCTACTAGGTGTTGTCTTCAAATGCTCAGTCCGTACAGCGTCACTGTAGTAGTGTCTGACCGTGCTGGAACAACGTTTGGCACCTCGACCCCGCCCTACCATCACTGTCTATCCCCAGTCTCTCAGGTGCTGACCTTGCACTAAGGTACTTACAGCCAAAACAGTTTCCCATCGCATTAAAGCCGCTTGTCATTACGGAGCCATGTTTCCGTTTACGCATCCACACCTTGCCCAGTGCGCTCCAGATTCTGACGGAGCTGATTCAAGGTTGGGTGGGGAGACGGCATTCCTACCTTTTCTTGCGCCATCAGGGTCGACCAATACTCCAATTTCTAAGCAGCCGAGTCAAACGAGTCAACAAAAACACCTCACGGAATTTCGATAACATGCAATATAGGCTTTTCTCGCATCCACAGCGCTGGAGATTCCGCATTAATCACTTCTTCTCTAGCCAAGTAGGTATCATGCAGGACCCGCTCGTCTATGCCTTCAAGCTATCCTTGCCTCCCTCGAATTCACCAAACTCGTACTCATCCGGGTACTTGTCTAGGTGCTCACGTAGCTGTGCCATTTGCTGCTTCAGATCCGGCGTCAGTTCCTCATAAACGTCTTCGAACATGCCTCGGATTGGCGGCTTCTTCTCCATCTCGGCCTCTTTGAACGCCTTCAGCACCTCCCTTCTAGTCGAGTCTCTGCACTCCTTTTCCTTGGCCTCATCCCACATGCCTTTGGCCTCCATGTACTTGCGCAGACGCGTAATGGGGTTGTCCCGCCTCTTCCAGTCCTCAACCTCGACTCTAGCACGGTAGGCAAACGAGTCATCCGACGTGCTGTGGTGGCTCACCCTGTAAGTCATGGCCTCGATCAAGACGGGGCGGCCCCCATTCTCGAGCGCCATTTCACGGGCCCTCTTCGTAGCCTCTCTGACAGCCCAGATATCGTTACCATCTACTCTGATGGTGTCGATGCCGTACCCCAGGCCACGGCTGGCGATTCCGTCACCTCTGTACTGTTCTAATGTCGGCGTGGAGATAGCATAGCCGTTGTTTCGGCAGATGAAGATTACAGGACATGACCTTGTAGCCGCGATGTTGAGGGCGGCATGAAAGTCTCCCTCACTCGCCGCACCCTCGCCAAAGTAGGCTGCAACGACTCTCGGGGGTATCGACTGATCTTGCATCCGCTGCATCTTCAAAGCGTATGCTGCTCCTGAAGCTTGCGGAAGCTGCGTTGCCAACGGCGACGAGATAGTATGCTGTACGAGCAACGTGTTAGCCTATGCACCCTCCAATGCCCTCCAGAGGTGCCGTCTCGGTCATGGGAACCTACAATATTCAGCTCCTTGCTACCATAGTGCACCGGCATGTTCCTCCCCCTACCGGGATCTTTCGAATTGGCAAAGAGCTGGTTCATGAAATCCGCCGTTGTGAAGCCCCGCTGCTTGAATACTCCCTGCTCGCGGTACTGGCAGAAGATGACATCCTCGGGCGTCAGCACACTCGCGGAGCCGACGCTCAGCGCCTCTTCGCCCGCCGAGACCATATAGAAGCTCAGCCTGCCCTGGCGCTGGGCGTCGAACATGATTAGGTCCATGACGGAGATGAAGACCATGTCCTTGTAGAGCTTGACGATCTGCGCCTCGTCGAGGTCCGGGACGAAGGCGTCGTCAACAATGGCGCCGTTTTGGTCCACGACGCGGTAGGTCGGCACGGCGGGGTAGTCACCCGGCGTCTCGAACTTGAGGCTGCTCGTGAAGGCGCTCTTTACGGCGCCGGGGAAGGAGACGTGATTCGCGTTTGGCCTTTGGGAAAGGCTACTTGCTGCTCGTCTGGTTTGAGatgttgctgctgccgccgctgCTCCTGCTGTCGGTGTTGATGTCGTCTTTGGAAGACCGCTTCCGGCTCGGGGGAGGGCCAGCCCGCCGAGGGGTGCCCGTCGAAGTATCTTGGAGGTCCTCATCTCTgcttcttttccttctttGATCTTTTCTTTAAAGAAAGTCAATTGATTGAAAGGAGATGATCACAAAGCCTTGCTTAATTACACGAGAATTTCAGAGACGAAAGGGAAAGGAGTTGAGAGGGCCAGAGTGCCAAAGGGACTGAGGGAGAATGCCGAGACAGCAGCTATCCCGAGGAAGACCGTCTATCGTCGGCCGAAGTTGCGACGTCATGGCTGAGCCGATGTAAGCCGGTACCGATAAGGTAAGTTAGCAGTGGTGACTTCCCCCAAACCCCCCTGAAAGCCGTTACTGAGCTTTCCATCCTTTCCCCGCGCCCCGCGTGTATTCCTATCGATAAGAGAAACCGAACCTTGGACAGGGGTGCTTGTGTCTTGGGACCATGACCGAGCAGCCAGCCCATCGACAAGGTTATGGTTTGCTCCGTGCTGGCGTCTAGGGACTGTTTTGTTCCCCCGTAACCGAATCAGAAGCCAACCTGTGACTTTTATTTCTCTCGCGACGGTTTAATACCGCATGAATTTATGGACCGATTTGATGTATTACCGGTGagcttttttctctctccctTATCATGGCTGTAAATTACGGTCTCTACGTTGACTTTATCTAACAATGTAGATAAAGTCAGTACTAGACGAATCCATGTTTATGGACGGTGGTTTGCCTGTGCTAACCGATGTTTGGCGAGAAAGTTATCGATGACTGATTTACACAATACAGCGCCTTCGTATATGTGTATTGAGGGTTTTGGTTACTCCGCGCTGATCTGAAATACCAAGTCATGGTTATCTAATGCGACAACACTTCCCAAGAGCCTTGATCAAGTAAGTCTCGTTCTTGAAGTGCGGGTTCCCTCTTGAGTTGGAAAGAGCTAACTAACGCCGGGTCTCTAAGCCGATTCTAACCTCATCAATTCAATTTTAGAAACAATCACGAGGATAATTTGAGTCGCGGAAAACTCACCCAAAGGATCAACCTGTTTAACACTAGAGCTCGGTTTGGTTATTCTTCCAGAGCATCATCTCCTGAATCAATTCACTGCACAGCATGTGCCTGGTTGCCAAACTGCGATTGCACGGAAGCTTCATCAAAATGGATTGAACGTTGAATTGGCCCTCGTCCAGGGCAATAACTACTTCTCGCTTCACGACAGAAGATCGTAGTACTAGTAGGTATACCGGAAGTCCTTATTCTCCCCATCCGTCTTATCCTCCCTCTCCTGCTCGAGACCAGCCTGCAACCTATCCTCGGGCACCCCAAACTTGGAATTGCGCCGCTTGTTCTCCGCCACGCAGAGCAGGTAGTACACGAGCCCGGACGCGGCCATGAGCGCAAAAGCAAACATCATGGCGCTGATGCCGAGCGGGTACCGCGGCGCCTGGCTCGACAAGAACAGCTGGGGCCCGACAATGTTGCCGACGGCGTAGCACACGGCCACCGTGACGCCCATGAAGCTCTTTTTCGTAGCACCTGCCGTGTTGGACGAGTTGAGGCTCAGCATAAAGACCCACGGGACGTTGTAGAAGCCCATGATGTACACGCACGCCAGGCTGGCGTTTCTGTTCAGGTTGATGTCGAGCGTGTGCACCATCACCGCCCCGACGAGCCCGACGAGCGCGGAGACTATCCAGAACAGGCAGCGCAGGTTCTGCACGAACATGGATACCGTGGTGAGGACGACGCCGGCGACCATGGCGACCGCGGCCTGCGGCGTGGCCATGAGGACGGTCTTGGTCTGGCTGAAGCCGTAGCCCGAGATGATGAGCGGGTTGAAGTTTGTGATGCCCGCGTTGGCGACGGCGTAGCCGATGGCGCAGGCCCAGACGCACCAGCACTTCGGGTCCTTGACGGCCTCGAGGATCTGCTGCGCGTCGAATTTCTTCTTGACGTCGACGCCCGTCTGGTTCTCGGCGAGGCGGGCGACGACTTGTTTCTTCTCCCGCTCGTCAAAGAACCATGCCTTTTGAGGGGAGTCGGGCAGCGCGAAGAGAACCACGAAGCCGACGAGGACGGTGACGGCGCCGTAGATGATGAAGATGTACTTCCACGTCGACAAGCTCCCCTTGATATTTCCGATGGCGTATGAGAGGATACCGCCAAACACGCCGGCGAAAGTATTATGCCACAGTGCAGTCCGCAGGGGCTGCTCTTCGCGGCGGTACCACGTGGCGTTGAGGACGAGCATGCATGGCAACAAGGCGGCCTCGAAGATGCCGAGCAGGACGCGGATGGCGGCGAGGCCGGCGAAGTTGTGGCAGGCGGACATGAGGCAGATGCAGACGCCCCAGAGGACGAGGCAGGCGCCGATGAACTTACCGATGGGGAGCTTGGTGATGAGATAGAGGGCCGGGAGTTCCATGGCCAGGTAACCAAAGTAGAAGACGGAGCCGAGCCAGGAGTATTCCTGCCCCTTGAGGTTCGCGTCTTGCCGAAGGCCAAAGATTGCGGCGAAGCCTAGGGCGTTCTATATCTCGGTGACATGGTTAGTTAATGATAGTTCACGGGAGGAGAAAGGAGAGGAGAGGGTTTTCGGGAGGCTTGCCTTGTCAAGGAACGCGAGGGTCATGCTGATTACGGCACAGGGGAGGACGACGAGGTCCGTCTTCAACAGGATGCGCCTGTTTTGCGCGGGCGTCGGCGCCAGGGTCTCGTCATACTGGGAGGTTCCATCTTGTACGTCTTTGACGTCCGTCTGCTCGGTTGCGTCGTGGTCGACGATGGCTGATTTGGGTTCCATCATGGGAAATGGAAGCGTGGCGGAAACTACTTGGTAAGGTAGGTGGGTAAGTACGGAACCGTGTAAGTCGGAGCTTATGTGCTTGTAGGCAAACTCTCAATCAATGAGATAATTCAGTCAGACTCATTCAAGAGCTAGCTCTCTTTCTTCTCAAAAACCAAGAAAGTAGAAGTCCAAGTCCGAGATCAAGGCCTCAAGACCAAGCATGCTTCCCTGAGTCGGCGGCGGAACCGCAGGTATTTCAATGGCTCAACTCCACATCCCATGTCCCTGGCTTTTCGATATCAATGAGATCTCTGCCGGATAACACCAATATCGTTGTTCGATATGGGGACGGGGCAGAATAGAACCTGCGATTGACGTTATCATTCTGGGGTATCACGCAATGAGAGTGTGGAGCTTCTGTTCGGTCCCCACCGAGATCATTGATGTCGAGATATCGGTGCAGTCCGAGGTGTTGTGCTGACTCGTGCTCCGCCGGTCCTCACACTGTTGAGATCAGCGTTCAAGTAATACCGCAGTAAACGCCGTGTTAGCTAATAATGGTGTGGCATTTGTGCCAATATATGACAAGGGAAGACTAGTGATGAAGAGCCTTTTCTAATCATTATCTTGTTATCAAATAAAAAGTTTCCGAGCAAAATGCCAAAGACTACGCGGGCTCACGTTAGATGTCATCCAAGGCAGATGATGCTCGTTCCTCGAACCGAAACGTTGGTTGTGCCTGCTTCCAATGTGAAGGAAACCTGGCTTGAATTCAGACACCTAGATATTGGATCAGGTTTCTTTGGCAAATTACAGTGTATTCCAATGTGCATTTGGTCATTCCAGAACATAGGGTGCTCATTGGTAAATCAATTGGTATTTGTGAGACTCTCGAAATGATTCTGAAAAAGACTCCGCGAAGACTCAAAGCTTTGACTTTAGTTTATCAAGAACACTCAGATCCCGAGCCTGCTCAAGTTCGGCCAGAATCACTTCCCTCGACCTCGCAGTATCCCGCTCTACCTCAGCCGCATACAGCTTTTGAATCACGTCCGTCAAAGCCCCCCTCTTCCCGTCTCCAATCACCCGCCCATCAACCTCCGTAACATGAATCTGCGACGGGAACGTCCCCGTACAGAAAGCCTCGTCGGCCCCGTACACCTCCGTCAGCGCAAAATCGAGCTCCCGCACCGTGATGCCCGCTGCCCGACAGACATCAATGGTCTTTTGCCGCGTGATACCCATCATCTGATTATCCTTTGTCGGTGCCCACACCTCGTCGCCGCGGACGATGAAGAAGTTTACCGAGTTGCACGTCTTGACGAAGCCGTTGAGGTCCAGCATGAGCGCTTCGTCGACGCCCATAAAGTTGGCGTGCACGCACGCCTGCACGTCCGTCGCCTTGGAGATGTGGTTCCACTGCTCGTCCTTGACGTCGGGCGGGCCGCGCCGAACCCAGGTCGTTCCCAGGCGCAGGCCGCGCGACTTGGCTGTCGGATCTACGGCCTTGATCTCGGGGATGATGACGATGAGCGGCAGGCCGATGTTGACGTGCGGGTTCTGGTAGGGTGTTGATTTTAGGCCTCTGCTGACGACCAGACGTATGTGGACGTGAGGCTCGTTTCCCATGTCGTTTGCGTCCAAGGTCTGGTGAAGAAGTGACAGGAGGTCTCCTTTTGTCAGGCCCAAGTCCATGTACATTGCCTTTGCAGACTGGAAGAGCCGATTAATGTGCTCCTTGGCGAATTGGACTCGGCCTCTTACAGCACGAATGCCTTCCTACAATGAGAAGCATCAGATCAGCCTTTGGACTTTTCTATGCCGGCTTGGCCCCTTACTTACCCAGATTCCATCGCCTATGAGAAAGTTGGAGTCAAAGACCGAGACTGTTGCTTGCTCTCTGGGGACTAGACGGAATTCGCCGGTGACGCCGTCGCGTATGCCGACCTTGTATTGAGAGTCAGTATCGTGATTTGATGAAGAATTTCAAGACGAATATATGTCTTACCAATATAGAAGCATTTCTGGAGTTCAGGACAGCCGTGTGGCTTGTGGCCGGTTGAGGCTTTGGCTGAGATTCGGACATGATGCTGGCGATGCTCTGTGCGCTGTGATTCCGTATAAGTCGTAGAACATCTGGTTAGAAGTCAAGCCTCGAATAAATACCACGCTTCTACAGAACCAAGAACCCCGATTTTTGTTCTGCAGGGACATCAGCCAAGAAAACGCTCAAAAGATGCCCCAGTGCTTATCCCAATGAGTAGGTAGTCTTGAGCGGCACTGAGCTCGGCCAGGGCCGAAACTATGGTAGCATTGCGCAAGCCAGTCTCCACTTATCATCGGCCCAGTCCGAGATCACCTCGGTCTTTGGGTATTAACTTCAACCAATGCAATGGAAATGAGGCGTCAAATCGATAACAATGATCCGATGTTGAGCTCTAGTTTGACATCACGCGCTCAATTGATTAACTGAGGCTGTGCGATGGCGTTAGCTTAGCAAGTGTCGATAGCCACCGGTCACTCAACTTACACAAATGGCTGTTGCAGGGAAGGCTTGGTGTTGCCAGCAATCATTGTGACGATGTATCATTTAACCCAAAGTTCCCTATTCTGTTGGACTGGAACTCGTCCATGAAAGTATCAAACCAAGCAGTGAGACCCTCATCTAAACCCAGTTGAGCGTTGTCGA encodes:
- a CDS encoding HECT-domain-containing protein; the encoded protein is MPPKNQSLMSPRITRSSARQAASLAASSTQPAASADPAAAAPAPPSSSPPNPPTSASRKRKASTQATSPTPGPQQSASASSRRSKRQKVAEAVPPPQLPTQPTVPPRSKRKGKSTVAMSSPDISADPANASENTAPSASSSRKSSSSRSKRTATGTLDPSANTSSSSRKTKRNAANNADPDTAMTGTDDTEKESLPLPPPPPPPEHQDDDDSDENDDDDEGQRYDDDVDDDPFGGFGGPGGPGGLSSTLRALTGMMTGISSRLRDLLNSLRQKDDPSVQLIALQELSEILLVSNEDNLSGHFSPDAFVKELVTLMQPNEITGEENPELMLLACRCLANLMEALPASVANVVYGGAVPVLCQKLLEISFIDLAEQALSTLEKISAEYPSSIVREGGLTACLSYLDFFATSTQRTAVTTAANCCRNIPEDSFPVIRDVMPTLLNVLGSSDQRVVEKASICVSGIVESFKYQSAKLEELVSVDLLKAVLRLLVPGTTNLIGADIHTQFLRVLAFTARASPQLSADLFKLNIVETLYQILTGVSPPSGTEDVASKLDSVVIMQALIHRPKEQIIETLNVICELLPSLPRNADPSYGDFVEMNLTEPITPSSTAAGKTRKSPNDKRIELLDSCKSEVRRFALILFPTLTDAFSSTVNLNVRQKVLTAQLKMLSNLDEEILSEALKTVSYASFLASILSQQDHPSLVMLALQATELLLSRLEDVYRYQLYREGVISEITNLAIEEHTPPPAPEPVDSQESHNTEQQAAADSGDQYSDNEESEDDEEHEESDDEENEEDNENEPHPDDISGSPVSSRGSTMSLDGPPQHFLSDVPSMRSRIREVAKKFLESHETEKHGKAMKKKATGILTNLSDLAGEIEAFYLNRSAGNLSPENGIELFKKLASSFDADVLESVTSAELLASGLVRVLLEVFSNPDEDLARTAQADFLQVFMGYSVKSKPKTATADSPATPFSVMVHKLQDLLSRSEHFEVITVHQNTFDGNRSSAASMLAKQIRLRLVADDESIPKSYRNIMVSIHAIATFKSLDDYLRPRISLSERPRGSSRRTDNLSRALASLAGSAGLPLSHAAARLTERASAASGSSPIPPPPSVPTPSGSRSLRKTKSKSTPQSESAATPDTSSSTRDKGVLRRSTRRSAASAADSPAPSRPPPEEDDLENALECADEKHLSDDEEIGGSSALDAIVGDLDEDMSESPGPEPGAVNMEIAAGGKVTARKDDGTRVPTPSQNSLPTRSSALPPPPAAQSTPTPAASSRPMSYAAAIQAVPQDWHIQFTLDNKVITSETTIYRAVHTSAANSDEHFSRSVWSAVHPIKFRRAPGPPPAETLSFSSNAQAPTEENGEGNVPASLAKHPSTASILRLLNILHDLNANIEDVMVENSEKDAVRLNVEPLSQFVNTKLTAKLNRQLEEPLIVASNCLPSWVEDLARLYPFLFPFETRHLFLQSTSFGYARSMTRWQNAHSADDSRRDRRDDRPFLGRLQRQKVRISRSKILESALKVMELYGASQSILEVEYFEEVGTGLGPTLEFYSTVSREFSKKKLKLWREMDSNDSEEYISGASGLFPRPLSDDEAIAPNGERILQLFKTLGKFVARSMIDSRIIDLNFNPTFFRIGDGSSAPGVKPSLGAVKVVDPGLARSLKTIKKFAVAKKEIDEDPSRTPAQKVTDTEDIVIDGVKLDDLCLDFTLPGFPEIELVSNGGQIRVTIDNVDSYLERVIDMTLGTGVRRQVDAFRTGFSQVFPYSALSAFTPDELVTLFGRVDEDWSLETLMDSIKADHGYNMDSKTVKNLLQTMSELSAPERRDFLQFTTGSPKLPIGGFKSLTPMFTVVCKPSEHPYTSDDYLPSVMTCVNYLKLPDYTSIEAMRKQLSTAIKEGQGAFHLS
- a CDS encoding dehydrogenase E1 component, whose product is MRTSKILRRAPLGGLALPRAGSGLPKTTSTPTAGAAAAAATSQTRRAASSLSQRPNANHVSFPGAVKSAFTSSLKFETPGDYPAVPTYRVVDQNGAIVDDAFVPDLDEAQIVKLYKDMVFISVMDLIMFDAQRQGRLSFYMVSAGEEALSVGSASVLTPEDVIFCQYREQGVFKQRGFTTADFMNQLFANSKDPGRGRNMPVHYGSKELNIHTISSPLATQLPQASGAAYALKMQRMQDQSIPPRVVAAYFGEGAASEGDFHAALNIAATRSCPVIFICRNNGYAISTPTLEQYRGDGIASRGLGYGIDTIRVDGNDIWAVREATKRAREMALENGGRPVLIEAMTYRVSHHSTSDDSFAYRARVEVEDWKRRDNPITRLRKYMEAKGMWDEAKEKECRDSTRREVLKAFKEAEMEKKPPIRGMFEDVYEELTPDLKQQMAQLREHLDKYPDEYEFGEFEGGKDSLKA